Within Haematobia irritans isolate KBUSLIRL chromosome 2, ASM5000362v1, whole genome shotgun sequence, the genomic segment taaaattttgacaaaatttcctatagaaataaaattttgagaaacttttctatagaaataaaattttgagaaaatattctataaaatgttgacaaagttttctatagaaatacatttttgacaaaatttttgtattgaaataaaattatgacaacgttttctatagaaataaaattttgacaaaaatttctatagaaataacattttgagaaaattttctataaaataaaaatttgagaaaattttctataaaataaaaatttgagaaaattttctatagaaataaaattttgacaaatttttctatagaaataacattttgacaaaattttctatagaaataaaattttcacaaaattttctatagaaataaaattttgacaaaattttctatagaaataaaattttgaccaaatgtactatagaaataaaattttgacaaaattttctatagaaataaaaatttgacaatattatttatagaaacaaaattttgacaaaacttcctatagaaaaaaatttttacaaagttttctatagaaataaaattttgagaaaattttccataaaataaaaatttgggcaaattttctatagaaataaaattttggtaaagttttctatagaaataaaattttgacaaagttttctatagaaataaaattttggcaaagttttctatagaaataaaattttgacaaagttttctatagaaataaaattttgacaaaaaattgtatagaaaaaaaattttgacaaaatttttgtatagaagtaaaattttgacaaaatttttgtatagaagtaaaatttttgtatagaaataaaatttttctataaaaataaaatttagacaaaaatttttatagaaataaaattttgagaaatgtttattgttatttcgattttagcttaaaatcattataaaaaactattaaaaatatttatttcacaaaatttcacagatttttttaatttacatccaaaatttggatttggatcacatctaaagaagtgatgcaaatttagttcaccggcagttgaaatggaggacttccttcctatgacaagcccatgttaaattcatcgcttctgcatcaattttgcaccactttttgGCCACGCtcttttgctgggttataataCCCATTTCCACAGGTTGGTGCCTTGCTTCATTTCTAACACtatggctttgtcggccgtttgaaggccataattcgtgtcaATGGTAGCCATTTCGAACAAATGAactaattttatgttattttcgacatttttacTTTTGAACAATAAGCCTTGATCAGTTTATAAGGAGTTTATACACTCAGTTATGATTGATGTGGACCCATTTATGCATGGTAGTTATAGCCCATATACTGCCATCGTACATCAAatgtcaaacggatcggatgtaatttgttcTTCCAGAAGGTTCTAAAAATTGAATCTGAGTGAAGGTTtacatgcgggctatatataactatggaccgatacgggggAAATTTGCCCTTCCAGgatgatgaaattttatttgtatgtaaaaattttgtaaaaattttacttctatacaaaaatgttgtcaaaattttatttctgtagaaatttttgtcaaaattttatttctatagaaaactttgtcaacattttatttctatagaaaattttgtcaaaattttatttctatagaaaattttgttaaaattttatttctatagaaaattttgtcacaattttatttctatagaaaattttgtcaaaattttatttctatagaaaattgtgccaaaattttatttttatagaaaattgtgtcaaaattttatttttatagaaaattttcaaaatttttttctattgaaaattttctcagaactgtatttctatagaaaattttgtcaacattttatttttatagaaaattttttaaaattttatttctatagcaaaattttgtcaaaattttatttctatagaaaattttgttaaaattttatttctatagaaaattttttcaaaattttatttctattgacaattttgtcaatattttatatctatagaaaatttcgtcaaaattttatttctatagaaaattttgtcaaaattttattttgatagaaaattgtgccaaaattttatttctatagaaaattgtgtcaaaattttatttttatagaaaattttctcaaaattttatttctttggaaaattttgtcacaattttatttctatagaatattttgtcacaattttatttctatagaatattttgtcgaaattttatttctatagaatattttgtcaaaattttatttctataggaaattttgtcaaaattttattttaatggagaattttgtcaaaatttaatttctatagaaaattttgtcaaaattttatttctatagaaaattttgtcaaaattttatttctatagaaaattttgtcaaaaatttatttctatagaaaatttcgtcaaaattttatttctactcaaaattttatttattcaaaattttattttatttctttagaaaaattttgaagtacctcttggTTGTACGGGaatgattttgcaaaatctaccaaaatatctagaattctaccaatcttccaAACGACTATTTTAGGTGGaactctaccaactgtggcaaccgtggatagAACTCCTTAGGGATTATACATGTGTTGGTTGTATTAAATCAAATCTCTTTAAAATTGATGAAAATACCTAAAACTTTCAAGCGACTATGAGATAACTACATCCCCTACGGAAGGAAGTTGGtttgtttaattaatttttttattttaaatcactGATTTTTCATTATGTTAAATGTTTACCATTCACTTGGGTTAATGATGTGTGAAGtgtcgaaaataatttcttaattatttaacaacaaaaaaaatctcatgCTTTCGGTTCTAGTGATTCGAGTGTAGTGGCCGGTGGGTTGGTTGGCTAGTCGCCTGGCTGAAATTCTAACCGGCAAATTGGAAATAAGCCacctattaaaaaatcatagcaTTGCTTGTACATTTTAATCATGTTTTAagttggaaattatttttttttgtattttactttttattgtattttactttttattgtagaattttttttctttgttgcgTTTGCGTTGATAACACAAAATGTCATTGTCTTTGTTATGTTATTATTACTTTTAttctcattgttgttgttgttgatgtactTGCAATTTGTATGATTATTACTCTATTGATGATAGAGTATCCACCACCAGCAATGTGAATAAAAAGCCCATTGATGGGTTTTTAGTAGTTTAGATGATATCGGGCTGTGTTTGCAATCGGGTGAAATTTAATTTACGCTACcgtttttccataaaataacaaattttcaaaaaaaagccTTAAAAGGAGATCTatacaaaaatcacaaaaaatgtcCACTACAATTAGTATTTTAGTACTAATATTCAGTTTCAAGGTTAGGGGCAGTTTTCCGGCACCACAAATGGACTACCAACAAGTTACAGCCTTGCGTGAGTGGAATAACTAAATATATTGTTAACGGtttattttcaattcaattaaaaactacgaaaaacaataaaaactaaaaaaaaagttaaaaactagacaaaaatattaaaaatctgaataatttaatgtttgttaaataatgcaattttaaaactatgaaaaaaatataaaagtttataGTCTGCTGTGAGTGAataactacacaaaaaaaaagttaactgttttacaggaagaatgaactacctcgtgcgaaaattgaactaaattgtactacaCTTTTtgggattttgacaaaatataataaaaaacaagtaaggaaagtctaaagacgggcggggccgactacattataccctgcaccacttgtagatccacattttcgataccacatctaatccgtcaaatgtgttggttgctatatataaactttatgttcccatatacagatatttaaatctgactcgatctggacaaaatttgttagacttatgtatacttaaaatttaagtcggctaatgccctggggtggaacaaaaagttagtaaaaacaagtatatacggccgtaagttcggccaggccgaagcttatgtaccctccaccatggattgcatagaaacgtcTATTGAagccgtggtatatattaaacttcaaaagggccgattaaatacgtatataattaagtttaaagtttctatagaagtaaaattttgacaaaataaaatgttgacaacattttctatagaagtaaaattttgacaaaattttctatagaaataaaattttgacaaaattttgtatagaaataaaattttgacaaaattttccatagaaataacattttgacaaaattttctatagaaataacatttcgacaatgttttctataaaaattttggtagagtcgagtggcaaccatgataatgaaccgatatggaccaatttttgtgtgattggggatcggatatatataactatagaccgatatggaccaattttggcatggttattagcggccttatactaacaccacgttgcaaatttcaagcggatcggatgaattttgctcctccaagaggctccggagatcaaatctggggaaaggtttatatgggggctatatataattatggatcgatatggaccaattcttgcgcgtttgttagagaccacattctaacaccatgttccaaaattcaaccggatcgtatgcattttactcctccaagaggctccggacgacaaatctggggatcgatttaaatgggggctatatataattatggaccgatatggaccaattcttgcatggttgttagagaccatatactaacaccacgtaccaaatttcaaccgaatcggatgaattttgatcctctaagaggctccggaggtcaaatctggggatcggcttatatgggggctatatataattatggaccgatgtggaccaatttttacatggtcattagagaccatgtaccaaatttcagccggatcggatgaaatttgcctctcttagaggctccacaagccaaatcgggggatcgctttatatgggggctatatataattatgaacccgtGTGGacaaatgtttgcatggttgttagagaccatatactaacactagagactccgcaagccaaatcgggggatcagtttatatgggggctctatataagtatggaccgatgtggaccaatttttaaatggccattagagaccatgtaccaaatttcagccggatcggatgaaatttgcttctcttagaggatccgcaagccaaatttgggggtccgtttatatgggggtggaacgatatggcccatttgtaataccatccgacctacatcaaaaacaactactagtgccaagtttcaagtcgatggcttgcttcgttcggaagttagcgtgatttcaacagacgggcggacggacggacatgctcagatcgactcagaatttcaccatgacccagaatatatatactttatgggttcttagagcaatatttcgatgtgttacaaacggaatgacaaagttaatataccccctcatatggtggagggtataaaaatattatctagcaacaaataatttttataccctaaaccacatagtggtcagggtataataactttaatctgtcaaaaaatgtgcctaccagaaatattgattttagaccccataaaatatataccgatcgactcagaatcagaatctgtctgtccatgtatttgttgttcacaattattaaccgattttgatgaaatttggtacagggtgttttttgggtacaggttaagttaggttaggttaggtggcagcccgatgaatcaggctcacttagactattcagtccattgtgataccacattggtgaacttctctcttatcactgagtgctgccatgttaagctcaatgacaaggggcctcctttttattgccgagttcgaacggcgttccacactgcagtgaaaccacttagagaagctttgaaaccctcagaaatgtaaccggcattactgaggtgtgataatccaccgctgaaaagctttttggtgttcggtcgaagcaggaatcgaaccaacgaccttgtgtatgcaaggcgggtatgctaaccattgcaccacggtgggtacaaggacaaacgctattgaatttggaagaaatcggatcaaatttagatacagctcccatatatatgtatagctcgatttcgacaaatggggttacgttgccATAGCCATACATGTAGcttgtacataaatatattggccaaataaataatttgcacaaatttggatttattacctaaACTAATTGAGGGATatcctctttttttttaataatggaagcaatattagtggcatacaatGGTAAAGTTTAACAATCGTGAATTCAAAATATTGCAAGAACAGATGCAATACAAATTAAAATCATTGAAGTTACAGAAAGTGCTAGAACTCACCGATGCCCAAAGACCCTGCTCACTTGCCACATTTGATTTTCTCCGATGAGGGCCAttcgggtttacttgccaaaaaaGTCAGATGAAAATGTTCTCCTTTGAATTGCCGTAACGGCCGATGGTCTCTCTCCGTTCATAGAGATGGACCGTGGGGGTAAACTAAAtgcgaaattttatcaacaaaatGACCTAAaggcaaagattttattttagaagtttatttcagtatttgcaatattatatattatgatctctcctattagcgacaatttttttggCTGAATAAATAAcccttaaattgtaaatttaaaattttgtaaaaattttatatctatagaaaaattttttcaaaatcttattcttatagaaaattttgtcaaaatattttgtcaaaattttatttctataaaaaatttgctcaaaattttatttctatagaaaattttgtcaaaaattttacttttgttaaaattttatttctatagaaaattatgtcaaaatttgaattctatagaaaattatatcaaaattttatttctatagaaaatattgccaaaatcttatgtctatacaaaattttgtcataatcttatttctatagaaaatttagttaaaattttatttctgtagaaaattttgtcaaaattttatttctataaaaaaaaatttgtaaaaaatttattttgattttatttctagagaaaattttgtcaaaatcttatttttatagaaaattttgtcaaaattttgtttttatagaatattttgccagaaaattttgtcaaaattttatttctatagaaaattttgtcaaaatcttatttctacagaaaattttttcaaaaaaattttttttttatagaatattttgtaaaaatttatttctgtagaaaattttgtcaaaattttatttctataaaaaattttgtcagaaatttattttgattttatttctatagaaaattttgtcaaaattttattttaatagaaaattttgtcaaaattttatttctatagaaaatcaagattttattttaatagaaaattttgtcgaattgttatttctatggggaattttgtcaatttttttttatttctatagtaaattttgtcaaaatcttagttgtacagtaatttttgtcaaaattatatgttaataattttattaattttattttaataaaaaatgttgtcaaaattttattcctatagaaaattttgtcaaaatcttatttctatagaaaattttgtcaaaattttatttttatattctatattttgtcaaaattttattcctgtagaaaattttgtcaaaattttatttctatgaaaaattttgtcaaaatattatttctatggaaaattttgtcaatttttttatttctatagaaaatcttgtcaaaattttttttctatagtaatttttgtcaaaattttattttaatagaaaattttattttaatagaaaattttattttaatagaaaattttgtcaaaatcttattcctatagaaaattttgtcaagattttattttaatagaatattttatcaaaattttattttaatagaaaattttgtcaacattttatttctatagaaaatgttttcaatattttattataaaaacactAGCGGCTTCTTGTGGGTTTGTTTTCCtcttatttttcaaataatgCTCAATATTAGtagataaaatacaaaataaaagatCTAGAGCCTAATTTACTTCTTGCCAGTGGTGGCGTGGGCAGCTTTAGCGGCTGCTTCATCTACCTTGGTATGCATATTATTGAGCTTTTGCTTCTTGTTGGCAGCCAACATTTTGCTGCGTTGCTTCTCAGCCTTCTTCTTGTGAATGTATTCCATGAGGACACGTTTGTTCTTGAATGCATTACCCTTGCACTTAATGTACCAGTCATGGTACAAGTGACGATCGATTTTCTTGCTATCGCGGTATTTCTTCAGCAAACGTCTGGGGACACGTTGACGTTGCATCCACAAGAATTTGATGGGCATACGGGCATCGACTGTACCCTTACACTTACCAAAACCACAGTGACGGCCCTTGCGACGAGCTTCAGTGTTTTTGCGTACACGATATTCGGAGTGTACAACAACAGGGTTCTTGATGATCCAACCATCCTTGATCAATTTGCGGATGTTTTGGCGGTAATTGGTGTGTGTGTTTCAGAAATTTCATTGGGATCTAACCAGACCTTCTTCCTGTCGCATCGCATTATAGAGACTACAAGCCTCTGTTGAAGTTTAAGCGAACTCATGCTGTCGACCTGTAATCATCGCTTTTCAGaaagaaaaatatagaaaattttgtcaacattttattttattttgttttgtcaaaattttatgtctataggaaatttcgccaaaattttttttctatagtaaattttgtcaaaaattttatttctgtagaaaattttgtcaaaattttatttctattgtaaattttttcaaaattttattgctatagaaaagtttgtcaaaattttatatctatagtaaattttgtcaaaatctgatttctatagtaaattttgtcaaaattttatttctatagaaaattttgtcaacattttatttctataggaaattttgtcaaaattttatttctatagtaaaatttgtcaaaattttatttctatagaaaactttgtcaaaattatatttctatagtaaattttgtcaaaattttatttctatagaaaattttgtcaacattttatttctataggaaattttgtcaaattttttttttctatagtaaaatttgttaaaatctgatttctatagtaaattttgtcaaaattttatttctatagaaaattttgtcaaaattttatttctaagaaaattatgtcaaaattaaatttttatagaaaatattgtaaaaattgtattactgtagaaaattttgtcaaaattttattgctatataaattttgtcaacattttacttccatagaaaattttgttaaaattttatttctatagaaaattttgtaaaaatttgtatttctgtagaaaattttgtcaaaattttatttctatagaaaattttctcaaaattttattactttacttccatagaaaattttgttaacattttatgtctatagaaaattttgtaaaaattttatttttatagaaaattgtgtctatcttagttctatagtacattttgtcaaaatttcatttctgtagaaaattttgtcaaaatgttatttctatggatttttttttcaaaagttcacttctatggaatattttgtcaaaattgtattgctatgcaattttttaattttatctttatagaaaattttgttaacattttatttctgtagaaaatttaagtacctcttaattggattcgcaaaatctaccaaaacattaaataCCAAATAGTACAAAAACTAACACTTTTGACAAAGATACCATGTGTCTATATCGCCGAATTCTGGGTGTTACGTATATATGTACTAACCtagcaaaaaatttgggttctaaagttaaaagcactttcaaaaatggcctcccaaagatgttttttattttaactacacaggaagttattttatttcaatttgttataactcgcatttttcatatgtttaatggataattttatcgtttttttttttgtctcaaataattgaaaaaaaaagaataagagtaaataaaatagtacaaatttttgtcgaaaaaaatgctaaattcattctagaaaaattagaaatatttgatgtcaaatgtttcagacaagcgttaaagtgcattaaaaatcataaaaaattataaaatttatttatttttatttataacacTGATTTAggatcacacctaaataagtgatgcaaattcagtgcaactgctgttgaagtggtggacattcgtcctatgacaagcccctgttaaattcattgcttctgtgccaattttgcaccacttccggatccgacaaggatattttcactacttttttggcgaacatttttttgctgggaactaaTAGGGTAAAAATGATATAGCAATTATCGAAATAATGCTAAGCTTTACAATGGATATACCAACAAACAATGTGCAACTGAGTATGACGTTTGTGtcttaaatcttttgtttcgcTCATCTTGCGTGAGGAACACATTATTTTCGATGAACTCTTCCAGATTTATCTGTATTGGAGGTGCTTATGAATTGCTTTTTTGTTCAGTTAGTGCAATTTACAAATCATCTAATTGCTCATTTGAttagtatttatttttatgaaatgctAACGAACTTTACATCACAAAATCGTGTTTTAATTCTATTACGGTATATTTTCATTTCTGAAATTGCATGTACAATGTAGGcatataataattattttcacacgTTTTTTTGTCAATACTATGTATAGATCAAAAATGTTAGGTAATTAAAATGCACGTTGCTAATCTATTGATCCGAAGTATGTCCCGTCAGCATGGCTGCAACAAAGACCTCTTTTGAAGGCctccagaaaatttatttttaaaagactttTACAAGgttaaacttaatttttattttacaattatCAAAGTATGCGCATAGTTTTAGTTATACTTATTAAATTATGTTTCGTTATACActgataaaatataatttcttctcCTCTTTTTCTAGCCGAGGGTACGTCTGGTTGCAAAAACGATGAAAACATTAATGAGTGCATACGTAGTGCCCTCCAAGAGATGATAAAGCGTAGCAAGGGCGGTGTGCCCGAGTTGAATATACCACCCATAGATCCTTTCGTGCAGGATAAAATAACCAtgcaatttgaaaataatttcattcaAGGCAGAGTCACTGGGCGTAATATAAGAGCCGTGGGTATTTCAAAGGCTATCGTGGAGAAAGTTGATTTCAAAAAGGATGGGAACACCATAACATTCAACACCGTGAACCGTTTACCCAAACTTCGGGTGGATGGTCAATATAAGTCTGATGTAGttttcaataataataaattgtcAGCAAAAGGATCGTTCAATGCAACAATGTGTAAGTGTTTTgtactataaaaaatcataaaaaatcttaaaaaacttaaaaaaaaaaaaaaacaaaaaaattctaaagtaattttaattcaatggtGATGGAAgccgaaaatgtttttaatcaaaatattaattgatacaatcaatttttattgaaataatagaAAGCTAAACAGAAaacattttcacgaaaatttttctaattaaagttttaattgagttttaaaaaatattcaattaaaacttttcttgattcaacaaattttttaattgaaacaaaaaccaattaaaataattgattatttatgtttttaattaaaatattaattatcccaataaatatgttaattaaataaaaatatatattttaattacaaatataacTGAAAATATTCAT encodes:
- the LOC142223805 gene encoding protein takeout-like, giving the protein MSTTISILVLIFSFKVRGSFPAPQMDYQQVTALPEGTSGCKNDENINECIRSALQEMIKRSKGGVPELNIPPIDPFVQDKITMQFENNFIQGRVTGRNIRAVGISKAIVEKVDFKKDGNTITFNTVNRLPKLRVDGQYKSDVVFNNNKLSAKGSFNATMSDIEAIIESEGELYERDGRTYVRVTKFNIDPTIGNMRVSATGLLPDKTLNDALVDFANQNWRQAYKSVIPETRVTWEPLILKYINEFFDHLPFDLLYLEA